The Natranaerobius trueperi region AACTTAATGAAAGTTAATAGTATGTAGTTAAAAACCCTTAAAATAATATTAAAGCGGTAGCAATTAATATAGCTACCGCCTTAAGTACGTGAATATCTAATTTTTCGTTGCTTTCTCAATAAGATCCCTACTCTTCTCTGCAATTAATTCTGGTTTATCTAAGTGAATATAATGCCCTGCATCTAATACAAAATGTTCTCCTTCAGTTTCTTCTGCAAAAGAAATTAAACACTCACTCCAGTATTTTTCTTCATTCTCACTTGAAATGAAAACATGAAAAGGTGAGTCAGGTTTTTTAAATTCAGAAACAGTCTGAGAGTTATCTGACAAATAACTTGCTTCTTCCCACATATTTTTTGTTTGGACACGTCGGAAAAAAATAGTTTCTGCAATCTTAGCTTCTTCTTCTGTTAAATGTCCTTTTTCCATAGCTGGGAAATTATCACGAAAAACATTAGGTTGATTTCTCATAAGACCAGTACGTGCTAACAGGGTTATTACACGTGATAGAGGTGGGTCTTCCTTTGTTTTCTCATAATAATCTGGAGTAAGAGGATCTAAGCCAATAATAGCTTTAACTTCTTTTGGATAAAGATTAGCCCAATATATTGCTTCTAAACCAGCCACAGAATGTGGAAACAAAACATAAGGAGGACTTTCTCCAGAAAGCTCTAGTGCAGTACGGGTTTCTTCTAGAACAGTATCTATATCCCTACAACTTGATGTAATATCGCTCCATCCGTATCCAGCTCGTTCTACTACAACAATTCTGTAGTCATTTGATAATTTTTTATAAAGTGCTTTAAAATCATATACTGGAGAACTAGTTCCAAATCCTGACATGAAAATAAGAGTTTTTTTTCCTTCTCCTTCTGAATAAACATGTAACTTATCACCATTATCATTAATTTCTACAATAGTACCGGGTGCCGGATAGTCTTCTTTTTCCTGGGTTAGTAATTCTCTGTGCTCAAGATAGCTGCCTCCAACTATAAATGTAATACCCATAATTAATAGAATTGGAACTCCAACTAAAATCCACTTAAATATTTTTTTCATATATTTATCTCCTTTCTGATTGTTTTACAGATACTAAACATTAATTTATTACCTTCCTAACTTTGAGTCAACTATAATAAGAGATTTTCTATGTAAAGGATACAATCTTATAAAATTTTGGAAATTAGGGGTACAGTAATCCAAAGTTGAAATTTTGCTCTTTTAAAAACTAAATTAAGCAGCGTGTTTCTCTCTAGTTTTTATGAACTTGCTTTCGTTGTAGGGCTCTTTATTTACCCACATAGCAATGAGTATCCTAACCCAAGATCAGCCCAATCGATCCCAACAAAGTACATCTAAGACCTCCTTAAGGTAATGGTATTTAGTAGCAGTGGTAAGCCTTGTCTAGCATCAGTGCTCGAGGCACGACTTCTCTATAGTCCGTACCTGCTACTTATGGTATCCGGGGAAGACAGTTCTTTTATAAGCAGTCTCACTGACTAGGAGTGATCGGTCTTTCCCCAGATGGCCACCTTTACTTTATTATTACGTGATCCAAGAGGGGCTTTCCTGCCCTTCTATAAATAACTATAACAGACAAGGGGTGATAATATGATTAGTGACCCTAGTCATATAATTAGTCATATTTATCTAAAACCTTATACTTAAAAAAATAAACGGTGTAAACCTCTAAAAAAGGTTCACACCGTTTATTTAAGAGTATTCTTTTTAAACTACAACAGTTCCTTTTTTAATAACTGTTTCTACATGGTTAATACCGTAATGATACGGTAGGTACTCATGATTTGGCATATCAAAAATAACAAGATCTGCCTGTTTACCACGTTCAATACTCCCTATTTTATCAGCTTTATTAATAGCATGGGCTGCATTAATAGTAGCAGCACTAATAGCTTCACTAGGTAACATCTTCATTTTAAGACAAGCAAGAGAGATAATAAAACTCATAGATTCAGTTGGTGAAGAACCAGGGTTTCTATCTGTTGATAGAGCTGTGGGTACACCTTCTTCTATCATTTTTCTTGCTCTAGCATATTCATCATTCATTAAGAAAAAGAGTGTACCTGGTAGTAATACTCCTACAACACCCGCTTCAGCCATCCTTTTAATACCTTGATCACTTGCCTTACCTAAGTGATCGGCTGAAACTGCTTTCACATCAGCAGCTAGCTCTGCACCTCCTAATGGGTTTATCTCATCTGCATGAATTTTAGGTAATAACCCGGCTTTTTTTGCTTTAGTAAGTACTCTTCTTGATTGTTCTACTGAAAAAACACCTTTTTCACAAAAAATATCACAAAATTCAGCTAATCCTTCTTCTACAACTTGAGGTAGCATTTCATCCACAACTAAATCCACAAAAGCATCGGGATAACTTTTATAGTCTTTAGGTATTGCATGCGCACCTAAAAAAGTATTCACAACATCTACTTGATGTGTTCTACCTAACTTTTTAGATACCCTTAACTGCTTTAATTCTGTCTCTGTCTCTAAACCATAACCACTCTTTGATTCAACTGTTGTGACACCTTCTTTTAAAAAGGTATCTAATCTTTTCTTTGCAGACTCATATAGCTCTATTTCTGGTTTGTTTTTTGTACTTTCTACTGTACCTAAAATACCTCCACCCGCTTCTAATATTTCAAGATACTCTCTACCATTTATCCTTAGTCCTAGTTCTCTTTCTCTACTTTCACCAAAGACAATATGTGTGTGGGGATCAACAAACCCAGGCATCACAGTTTTATCCTTTGCATCAATAACTCGAGTTTTTGGTGTTATATTTACTTTATTAATAATTTCGTCTGTTTTTCCTACAGCTACTATCTTTTCATCTTTTACTACAACTGCACCATCTTTTATAATACCTATATTTTTAAGTTCTTCCTTAGTTTTAGGTTTATAACTATTCCCTTCTAGTGTAACTAATTCCCTTGCATTTAATATAACTAAATCAGGTTTTGTCATATTATTACCCCCTACTCTAATAACCTGTTCTCTAATACCTGCTCTGAGTCAAAGCTATCTAATTGAAGATAATATCTAGCTACATCTATTAATGCCTCTACTGGTGTCAATCCAACAATCTCACAATCAGTTATGTGCACACCATATCTAGCTGCTTCAATTTTTATAAGCTCTTGTATTCTATATAGGGGAGTTTGGTTTACATCAACAAGGTTCATAGTTACTTGTGCCACATCTCTATCGTCTAAATATATACCAAGGGCTTTAACATTTTTTAGCCCACCACTTCTCTGTCTAATATTTTTAGCTATCTTTTTAGCTATGTCTACATCTGAGGTACTTAAATTAACGTTATAGGCCACCAACGGTTTTCTGGCGCCTATAGCTGTTGCACCAGCTGATTCATTCATCTTTTTAGGTCCGTAATCTGGCTGTTCACCATCTTCATTGATACGTTTTTTAACACCTTCATATTCACCTTTTCGTACCTTAGCTAGATTCTTTCTATCTTTTCTATTAGCTGACTCTTCATACATAAAAACAGGAATATTAAATTCAGAACCGATAACATCAGCTAACTTTTCAGATAAATCAACACATTCTTCCATAGTAATATCTTTAACAGGGGTTAGTGGTATCACATCAGTTGCACCCATTCTTGGATGTTCACCTTCATGTTGTGTCATATCAATCTCTTCTGAAGCAGTCTTAACAGAACCAAGGACTGCTTCAACTAATGGTTCAGGTTCGCCCACAACAGTTACAACAGTTCTATTATGATCCTCATCAGGTGATGTATCTAACAATTTCACTCCATCTTTATCTTTAAAATTAGCTACTATTTTTTCAATCACCTCCTTATCTCTACCTTCACTATAATTTGGAACACATTCGATTAAAGGCATATTTATCCCCTCCCTTAAAAATCTCGACTCTTATATATATGAAAAGGAGTAGAGCCCGATGCATAAAAAATCGGGCTCTTTTTTGCACCATTTCTTAAAGCGAATAGTAAAAACTATATAACAGTGACTCTCACTTATTTAATGAGATGGATTTATTTAAAGCCATATGATACTGTTTGATGCTTATATATTTTTAATGAGAATAGGTGTTAATCAAGTAAAGACAATGGCAGTTCTCATGAAGAGAACTGCCATTTTAATGTGAGAAATTTATAGTTTTTTGAGTTTACTTCAAAACTCGAATCCTTACTTTTTAAAGGGGGTTTTTTTGTTTTAAGAAAGCTGATTAAAAACAAATTGAGTTAGTACACTCATCCCATAAGGTATCGCTTCATCATTGAAATCAAACTTTTCGTTATGTTGACTTACCATAGGAGTATCTGGTTTAGTGATACCGAGTCTAAAAAATGTAGAACGCTCTACATTAGTTGATAAAACTGAAAAGTCTTCTGAGCCCATTCTTGCAGGTATGTCTACTACACTATCTTGAGAAAGGACTTCTTTTGCTGCTTTTACAACTTCTTCAGTAGTATCTTCATCATTAATAACTGCTGGTACACCATGTTCATAAGTAAATTCATAGTCACATCCATAGGTACTAACAACATTTTTAATGACTCTCTCCATCTTTTCTTCTATTTGTTTACGTACTTCAGGTGTATGACATCTAGCAGTACCTTTTAGTTCTATTTCTTCAGGAATGATATTAAATGCATTACCTCCATTTATGATACAAACAGAGATAACAGCACTATCAAGGGCATTTATCTCTCTACTTACTATACCTTGAAGAGCCATTACAAGGTTAGAAGAAGCTAAAATAGGATCATAAGATCTATGTGGATAAGCACCATGTCCACCTGTTCCTTTAACTGTTATATGAAACTTATCACCTGAAGCCATAAAGCCATTTGGCTTTACACCAACCTTTCCAACAGTTAGGTCGGGGTCCCCGTGAAGCCCTACTAATACATCAGGTTTTGGATCTTTTAAAACACCGTTATCAACTAATGTTTGTGCACCTTTTAGGGTTTCTTCACCTGGTTGGAAAATGAATTTAACCTTTCCAGAAAATTTATCTCTATTTTCACTTAAGTATTTTGCTACACCAAGTAAAATGGCAGCGTGTCCATCATGGCCACAGCTATGCATAATGCCATCATTTTGTGAAGAATATTCTAGATCTGTTTTTTCTGTCATGGGTAGTGCATCTATATCAGCTCTTAACCCAACTACTTTATCTGATTTATTTTGTTCACCTTCTAATAGTGCCACTACACCAGTTTCAATATTATAAGAACAGATATCAATATTGTATTCAGTTAACTTTTTTTTAATAAACTTTGTTGTTTCATACTCTTCTAAACCTAGTTCTGGATATTTGTGAAGGTATCTTCTAATCTCTGTAAACTCATCATGCATTTTTTTAATTTCATTAAAAATTTCACTCATAATAACTCCCCCTATAAATTTAGTATTCTAAAAACAGGAAACTATAACACCTCACCTTCTTCAGTTAGTTATAGTCTGAAAATTTCTGTAATTATATATATACTTCGACTTTTATTAAAATAATCCTCTAAAAATTATATGTTACTCAATTCATTAAACTACTATAAGCCAACTTTCACCGCCTAGCTAGCACCTTTTTGAGAAAAACATTAAGAGGCGGCATCAAAGAGTAATCTTTAAGATGCCGCCCCTTAATTAGCTCCATATTTATTTATTACTTGTTCTCTTTAGAAGGGTCATCCCAGCATTCTACATTTTCTACTCCGTCTACTTTACTTGCTACAAATACGGGATCTAAGCCTTCTTTTTTCTGTCTGATGTAATCTTTTGAAACGACTAGAGCAATCTTCGATAGTTTACCAATAACTAAAACATTCACCACTACCATAAGACCCATAAATATATCTGCTGTGTCCCAAACAAGGCCTAAAGAAGCGATTGAACCAATAAATACCATTGCTAGAACAGCAAATCTAAATAGCGTCAGCCAAGCTTTGTTTGAGCTTAAATATTGAATATTGGTTTCTCCATAATAGTAGTTACCAAGTATTGAGCTAAAGGTAAAGAACACAATTGCAAATGTGATAAAAGTACCACCCCAATCCCCAACATGTGAACTCAAAGCACCTTGTGTTAATTGGATCCCTACTAAATCTCCGCCAAATTCTCCAGAAAGCAATATTATAAATGCTGTTGATGTACAGATGATTAATGTATCAACAAAAACACCTAAGACTTGTATCAAGGCTTGTTTGACTGGATGACTTACATGTGATGTAGCAGCGGCATTGGGCGCACTACCCATGCCTGCCTCATTAGAGAATAATCCTCTTCTAATACCATTCATGATAACTGCACCTAAGGTGCCCCCTGCAAATGGTTCAAATCCAAAAGCACCTGCAAATATTGAACCAAATAACTGTGGTACTGCAGTTATATTAAGCAGTATAACGACAAAAGCAATCCCTACGTAAATTACTGCCATAATCGGTACCAAAATTTCTGTTACCCTAGCAATTCTCTTTACACCACCAAATATGACCAACGCTACAATCAGGGCAACTGCACCACCTACTATGGCATTACCAAAGCCATAGGTGCCTTCAATAGCATCTGCTAATGTATTGGCTTGCACAGAATTAAAAATTAATCCAAAAGAAACCGTTATGAGTACAGAAAAGAATATTCCTATTTTTTCTTGACCCAACGCTTTCTTCATATAGTATGAAGGGCCTCCTCTGAAACTATTTCCATCTTTTTCTTTATACGTCTGAGCTAAAATATTCTCTACAAAACTTAAACTAGCAGCTACTAGTGCTATAATCCACATCCAGAATACTGCACCAGGACCGCCAGCAGATATAGCAATGGCAACACCTGCCATATTTCCTGTGCCAACATGAGATGCAATACTCATAGTTAAAGCTTGAAAAGATGATATCCCATCTGTTTTGCCATCAGGAAGGGTTCTGCCCCTTACCAGTAGCTTTCCCATGTCACCGATCAATCTAATTTGTGGAAAATTTAAATATACAGAAAAATACACACCAAATACAATTAGTAAAATCACTACAACATAAGTCCATAATAAATCATTACCTATACCAACGATATTTTCTAAAAATTCCATATAACTCCTCTCCTTTCATTAGGTTTTATAAAAAAATGCTTAATCTTTCTGATTTTGAAAGCTCTTCTAAAACTTTTACTCCTGCAATACTATTCCCATGATGATCTAAAGACGGACCTACAACTGCTATTCCCATTTTATTAGGTGCAACAGATACAATCCCGCCTCCGACACCACTTTTTGAAGGCATACCAACTCTTACTGCAAAACATCCTGAGGAATCATAAAGTCCACAAGTGGTCATAATTGCTTTTATAATTTTGTTTGCATTGGTCGGTATGATTTTTTCTTGTGACCATGGCGCTATACCACCATTAGCAATAACCGAAGCGATTTTAGCAATATCTTTTACAACCATTTCTACTGAACATAGTTTAAAGTAAACATCTAAGACATCTTCTACGCTATTATCGATTAAGCCAGCCCCTTTTAGATAATGTGCAATTGCTCTGTTGGTTTGTCCTGTAAGCTTTTCAGATTTATATACAGCATCATTAATTTTTAGGTTTTGATTATTAGAGAGTTTTTTTAACATCGCCACAATTCTTTCATACTTTTCCTTACAATTTTTGCCTAACACTGCATCCGTACATGCAATTGCGCCTGCATTTATAAAAGGATTTAGTGGCTTCCCTGACTCTGTCCTCTCTAATTTTGGTATTGAATTAAAGGGTTCAGATGAAGGTTCCATCCCTACTTTATCAAAGATTTTATCTTCTCCTCCATCTATCAATAAACAGATTAATATAATTACTTTGACGATACTTTGTATTGTAAAATAATAATTATAATCACCTGCTTGAACTGCTTTATCGTTAATATCATTAATTGCTATACCAAGTATGTTTGGATCAGCTTTAGCAAGTTCAGGGATATAGGATGCTACTTGACCACAATTGGTCCATTTTCTGTTCTGGTCTATAATGCTTTGTAGCTTATCTTTCATTCTATCCCCCCTTTTTACATAGTGATTTTTTATATGATATGTAAGATTAGTCAGAAAATTCCAATAATTCTCAAAACTAATTGAATAACGTAAATATAAAAGATCTATTATGTCTTATTAAAGAAACCTAATTGAAAAAATAACCAAATTGGTAAAACTATAATCTCTTTAGTGATTATAGGAGTTTATTTTTTTGATTTTATTTATTAATTATACTATAATTATTAGTTTTGAACAATATAAATCTTTATTTGATTACTTTGTTTCTTCTGTATACTTCGAAGAAAGTGATAAGTTATACCTTGGAATTAATGATGTGAAAGTAGGAAAGAAAAATGATAAAGATATAACTATAGATATTGATGAAAAATATCCTAAAACTATTGATTGTATGGGTGAAGAGCTTGAGATTACAGATGTAGATTCTCGGGGTAAGATCAGTTTTAAAGTCCCAAATAGTCTCATATTAAATGGGATAAAGGTTAATGGAGAAGATGAAAGTAGTAGTTTTATAACTATACAAGACGATAGAGATTATAAAAAAAGAAAGTTTATATTAGTTTAACAGCTGGGTATAACTTTAAAGAAAATAACGAAGTCAAGATAGCACTAGAGTAGGGTCTATAAATTGCGATAGACCCTACTATGTTAAAAGTCCTCATTTTTTCTTATTTCAATATTTTGAATTTTTTTATATAATAAAGATTAGATAATTATATATAAGAGGTGATTAAATGAAATATATTAAAACTGATTGGAAAACTCCCTATTATAATTTTGCTCTTGAGGAATATTTAATGAATAAGGCACCAGAAGATAGCTACTTGTTTTTTTATATCCATAAACCATCCATAATTGTTGGTAAATATCAAAATACTATAGAAGAGATAAATAAAGACTTTGTAGATGAAAATGGTATTGTTGTTGCTAGAAGAATTTCAGGTGGAGGAGCAGTTTATCATGATGAAGGTAACTTAAATTTTTCCTTTGTACAACCAGCTGATAGAGAAGATGTTAATAATTTTGAAAAGTTTACTAGACCAATAATAGATGCACTTAATGAACTAGGGGTAGAAGCAGAACTATCAGGAAGAAATGATATATTAGTAGATGAAAAGAAAATATCAGGTAATGCACAGTATTATAGTAAAGGAAGAATCTTAAGTCATGGTACTTTACTTTTTAACTCTGAAATGTCTAATTTAGGTAAAGCTTTAAAAGCTAATGATCTTAAAATAAAA contains the following coding sequences:
- the hutI gene encoding imidazolonepropionase — its product is MTKPDLVILNARELVTLEGNSYKPKTKEELKNIGIIKDGAVVVKDEKIVAVGKTDEIINKVNITPKTRVIDAKDKTVMPGFVDPHTHIVFGESRERELGLRINGREYLEILEAGGGILGTVESTKNKPEIELYESAKKRLDTFLKEGVTTVESKSGYGLETETELKQLRVSKKLGRTHQVDVVNTFLGAHAIPKDYKSYPDAFVDLVVDEMLPQVVEEGLAEFCDIFCEKGVFSVEQSRRVLTKAKKAGLLPKIHADEINPLGGAELAADVKAVSADHLGKASDQGIKRMAEAGVVGVLLPGTLFFLMNDEYARARKMIEEGVPTALSTDRNPGSSPTESMSFIISLACLKMKMLPSEAISAATINAAHAINKADKIGSIERGKQADLVIFDMPNHEYLPYHYGINHVETVIKKGTVVV
- a CDS encoding lipoate--protein ligase, which codes for MKYIKTDWKTPYYNFALEEYLMNKAPEDSYLFFYIHKPSIIVGKYQNTIEEINKDFVDENGIVVARRISGGGAVYHDEGNLNFSFVQPADREDVNNFEKFTRPIIDALNELGVEAELSGRNDILVDEKKISGNAQYYSKGRILSHGTLLFNSEMSNLGKALKANDLKIKSKGVKSVKSRVANIKDYLDKDMSIYELKNHLLSYMSHTLGIDEYVLTDKELEDVYKRAEEKFSKWDWNWGESPKFEISKTDKFSCGLINVKLNVKKGKIIDCKIYGDFFTRRDISELEEFLCNQTYKKTSIENALKDINLWDYFYGINIEDFAKLITN
- a CDS encoding M20 metallopeptidase family protein → MSEIFNEIKKMHDEFTEIRRYLHKYPELGLEEYETTKFIKKKLTEYNIDICSYNIETGVVALLEGEQNKSDKVVGLRADIDALPMTEKTDLEYSSQNDGIMHSCGHDGHAAILLGVAKYLSENRDKFSGKVKFIFQPGEETLKGAQTLVDNGVLKDPKPDVLVGLHGDPDLTVGKVGVKPNGFMASGDKFHITVKGTGGHGAYPHRSYDPILASSNLVMALQGIVSREINALDSAVISVCIINGGNAFNIIPEEIELKGTARCHTPEVRKQIEEKMERVIKNVVSTYGCDYEFTYEHGVPAVINDEDTTEEVVKAAKEVLSQDSVVDIPARMGSEDFSVLSTNVERSTFFRLGITKPDTPMVSQHNEKFDFNDEAIPYGMSVLTQFVFNQLS
- a CDS encoding alanine/glycine:cation symporter family protein → MEFLENIVGIGNDLLWTYVVVILLIVFGVYFSVYLNFPQIRLIGDMGKLLVRGRTLPDGKTDGISSFQALTMSIASHVGTGNMAGVAIAISAGGPGAVFWMWIIALVAASLSFVENILAQTYKEKDGNSFRGGPSYYMKKALGQEKIGIFFSVLITVSFGLIFNSVQANTLADAIEGTYGFGNAIVGGAVALIVALVIFGGVKRIARVTEILVPIMAVIYVGIAFVVILLNITAVPQLFGSIFAGAFGFEPFAGGTLGAVIMNGIRRGLFSNEAGMGSAPNAAATSHVSHPVKQALIQVLGVFVDTLIICTSTAFIILLSGEFGGDLVGIQLTQGALSSHVGDWGGTFITFAIVFFTFSSILGNYYYGETNIQYLSSNKAWLTLFRFAVLAMVFIGSIASLGLVWDTADIFMGLMVVVNVLVIGKLSKIALVVSKDYIRQKKEGLDPVFVASKVDGVENVECWDDPSKENK
- the glsA gene encoding glutaminase A, with the translated sequence MKDKLQSIIDQNRKWTNCGQVASYIPELAKADPNILGIAINDINDKAVQAGDYNYYFTIQSIVKVIILICLLIDGGEDKIFDKVGMEPSSEPFNSIPKLERTESGKPLNPFINAGAIACTDAVLGKNCKEKYERIVAMLKKLSNNQNLKINDAVYKSEKLTGQTNRAIAHYLKGAGLIDNSVEDVLDVYFKLCSVEMVVKDIAKIASVIANGGIAPWSQEKIIPTNANKIIKAIMTTCGLYDSSGCFAVRVGMPSKSGVGGGIVSVAPNKMGIAVVGPSLDHHGNSIAGVKVLEELSKSERLSIFL
- a CDS encoding alpha/beta fold hydrolase, with the translated sequence MKKIFKWILVGVPILLIMGITFIVGGSYLEHRELLTQEKEDYPAPGTIVEINDNGDKLHVYSEGEGKKTLIFMSGFGTSSPVYDFKALYKKLSNDYRIVVVERAGYGWSDITSSCRDIDTVLEETRTALELSGESPPYVLFPHSVAGLEAIYWANLYPKEVKAIIGLDPLTPDYYEKTKEDPPLSRVITLLARTGLMRNQPNVFRDNFPAMEKGHLTEEEAKIAETIFFRRVQTKNMWEEASYLSDNSQTVSEFKKPDSPFHVFISSENEEKYWSECLISFAEETEGEHFVLDAGHYIHLDKPELIAEKSRDLIEKATKN
- the ftcD gene encoding glutamate formimidoyltransferase, producing MPLIECVPNYSEGRDKEVIEKIVANFKDKDGVKLLDTSPDEDHNRTVVTVVGEPEPLVEAVLGSVKTASEEIDMTQHEGEHPRMGATDVIPLTPVKDITMEECVDLSEKLADVIGSEFNIPVFMYEESANRKDRKNLAKVRKGEYEGVKKRINEDGEQPDYGPKKMNESAGATAIGARKPLVAYNVNLSTSDVDIAKKIAKNIRQRSGGLKNVKALGIYLDDRDVAQVTMNLVDVNQTPLYRIQELIKIEAARYGVHITDCEIVGLTPVEALIDVARYYLQLDSFDSEQVLENRLLE